A window of Deinococcota bacterium contains these coding sequences:
- a CDS encoding helix-turn-helix domain-containing protein, which yields MTHAELKKLALQNTNVRSEYEALEPEFTLVREMLKARKEAGLSQADVAKRMGTKAPAVTRLEASLTTGKHSPSVETLRKYAEAVGCRLEIHLVPERAA from the coding sequence ATGACGCACGCCGAACTTAAAAAACTCGCTTTGCAAAACACCAACGTTAGGAGTGAATATGAAGCGCTCGAGCCTGAATTTACCCTGGTCAGGGAGATGTTGAAAGCTCGCAAAGAAGCAGGCTTAAGCCAGGCAGATGTGGCTAAGCGCATGGGCACGAAGGCTCCTGCTGTGACTCGTTTGGAGGCTTCGCTTACAACAGGCAAGCATTCGCCTTCGGTTGAAACTTTGCGGAAGTACGCTGAAGCCGTCGGTTGCCGCCTCGAAATTCACCTCGTGCCTGAAAGAGCGGCATGA
- a CDS encoding DNA-binding protein, with product MMRTLEVTLSDDTASKLEETARRLGLSPEELVKVSLEEKMARLDEAFLEAARYVLDKNTELYERLA from the coding sequence ATGATGAGAACACTCGAGGTCACGCTTTCCGATGACACGGCCAGCAAACTTGAGGAAACGGCGCGCAGACTTGGCCTGAGCCCCGAGGAACTGGTCAAAGTGAGCCTTGAGGAGAAAATGGCACGCCTCGACGAGGCTTTTCTGGAAGCGGCCCGCTATGTACTCGACAAGAACACCGAACTCTACGAACGCCTCGCTTAG